Genomic segment of Streptomyces sp. NBC_01210:
CGCGGGTGCTGGTCTTCACCTCGGTCATCGCGGTGATCGATGTGGTGCTGGCCACAGCGCTGGCGACGCTCGGGGCGTTCATCTACAACCTGTCCGCCGGTTTCGTGGGCGGTGTCGAGCTCACGCTGGCGGAGGACGAGTAACCGATTTTGGCGCTGCCAGGCACGTGCGCTAATCTTCAGAGGTCAGCGCAGAGCGCGGCGGGGCTATAGCTCAGTTGGTTAGAGCGCATCCCTGATAAGGATGAGGCCACAGGTTCAAATCCTGTTAGCCCCACAGTTGTGATTCGGCCCGGACGGGGATTCTCCGTCCGGGCCGATCGCTTTGTCCGAGACCGGAGTTGGCGCGTACGCAGGTCACCGATCGGTATCGGTCGGTGTGTATAGTCGGGCGCCAGAAGTCCTCATACGTCAAGGAAAGACGAGGTCGCGCGGTGAAGAAGCTTCTCCTGGTCGCACTGGCCGCCATCGGCGGGCTCCTCGTGTACCGCCAGATCCAGGCGGATCGCGCCGAGCAGGATCTGTGGACGGAGGCGACCGACTCCGTGCCCGCAGGTTCGGGTGTGTGAGACGCAGCAGTCTTGAATCATGGAGCCCCGGTCGCTGAAGCGGCCGGGGCTTCGTGTTGCCCGGGCCCGGGGGCCGGTGCCGTTGCGGGACCGTGACAATGCCCCTCTTGAGTTCACTTCAGCAAATCACTAGATTGCAAGAGCAAACTTTGGGTTTCGGGGAGGGGACACGAGTGAAGGCACGACTGGGTTGCCGGGCGACGGGGGCAACGATCGGCGCGGTGCTGCTCGCACTGGCGGCCGGGCCGCTGTCTGCCGCAAGCGCGGCCGGGCAGACGGAGCAGCCCGGGCAGGCGCAGCAGGCGGAGCAGCCCGGGCAGGCGGAGCGGGCCGAAGCACCGGATGGGAAGAGCGGCCTGGTGATGGTGCTCGACTCCTCCGGCTCCATGGCCGACGACGACGGCACCGGCCGGACCCGGATGGAATCCGCCCGCACGGCGGTCGGAACCGTCGTGGACGCTCTTCCGGACGGCTTTCCCACCGGCCTGCGGGTCTACGGCGCCGATCGGCCCAAGGGCTGCACCGACACCCGG
This window contains:
- a CDS encoding DLW-39 family protein, with product MKKLLLVALAAIGGLLVYRQIQADRAEQDLWTEATDSVPAGSGV